One genomic segment of Melospiza georgiana isolate bMelGeo1 chromosome 21, bMelGeo1.pri, whole genome shotgun sequence includes these proteins:
- the NPTX1 gene encoding neuronal pentraxin-1: MAAGPPGSRLLPLLLLLGPALGQGLGQTRFICTSVPLDGDVCAASALGTGSAEELKGTVLQLRETVLQQKETIMNQKETIRELTAKLGRCESQSVLEPPGEGKGRKGFSKNTMGDLSRPAAAETLSQLGQTLQSLKTRLENLEQFSRMNSSSQTNNLKDILQNKIDDLEKQVLSRVNSLEEGKLSPRNESEERGKIESTLTSLHQRISDLEKGQKDNRPPDRFQLTFHLRTNYMYAKVKKSLPEMYAFSICMWIKSSASPGMGTPFSYAVPGQANELVLIEWGNNPMEILINDKVAKLPFAINDGKWHHICVTWTTRDGVWEAYQDGTQTGNGENLAPYHPIKPQGVLVLGQEQDTLGGGFDATQAFVGELAHFNVWDRKLSPGEVYGLATCSSKALAGNVIAWAEANIDIYGGATKWTFEACRQLN, encoded by the exons aTGGCCGCGGGGCCGCCCGGCAGCCGCCtcctgccgctgctgctgctgctggggccggCGCTCGGCCAGGGCCTGGGGCAGACGCGCTTCATCTGCACCTCGGTGCCGCTGGACGGGGACGTGTGCGCCGCCTCGGCGCTGGGCACCGGCTCGGCCGAGGAGCTGAAGGGCACCGTGCTGCAGCTGCGGGAGACggtgctgcagcagaaggaaaccATCATGAACCAGAAGGAGACGATCCGCGAGCTCACGGCCAAGCTGGGCCGCTGCGAGAGCCAGAGCGTGCTGGAGCCGCCCGGCGAGGGAAAGGGCAGGAAGGGCTTCTCCAAGAACACCATGGGCGACCTGTCGCGGCCGGCCGCCGCCGAGACCCTCAGCCAGCTGGGGCAGACGCTGCAGTCGCTGAAAACCCGGCTGGAGAACCTGGAG CAGTTCAGCAGGATGAACTCCTCCAGCCAGACCAACAACCTGAAGGACATCCTGCAGAACAAGATCGATGACCTGGAGAAGCAGGTGCTGTCGCGGGTGAACAGCCTGGAGGAGGGCAAGCTCAGCCCCCGCAACGAGTCCGAGGAGCGCGGCAAGATCGAGAGCACCCTCACCTCGCTGCACCAGCGCATCAGCGACCTGGAGAAAG GCCAGAAGGACAACCGGCCCCCGGACAGGTTCCAGCTCACCTTCCACCTGCGCACCAACTACATGTACGCCAAGGTGAAGAAGAGCCTGCCCGAGATGTACGCCTTCAGCATCTGCATGTGGATCAAATCCAGCGCCTCCCCCGGCATGGGCACCCCCTTCTCCTACGCCGTGCCCGGGCAGGCTAACGAGCTGGTGCTCATCGAGTGGGGCAACAACCCCATGGAGATCCTCATCAACGACAAG GTGGCCAAGCTGCCCTTCGCCATCAACGACGGCAAGTGGCACCACATCTGCGTCACCTGGACCACGCGGGACGGCGTGTGGGAAGCGTACCAGGACGGCACGCAGACGGGCAACGGCGAGAACCTGGCCCCCTACCACCCCATCAAGCCGCAGGGCGTGCTGGTGCTGGGCCAGGAGCAG GACACGCTGGGCGGCGGCTTCGACGCCACGCAGGCGTTCGTGGGGGAGCTGGCCCACTTCAACGTGTGGGACCGCAAGCTGAGCCCGGGCGAGGTGTACGGCCTGGCCACCTGCAGCTCCAAGGCGCTCGCCGGCAACGTCATCGCCTGGGCCGAGGCCAACATCGACATCTACGGCGGGGCCACCAAGTGGACTTTCGAGGCCTGCCGCCAGCTCAACTAG